The following are encoded together in the Lathyrus oleraceus cultivar Zhongwan6 chromosome 3, CAAS_Psat_ZW6_1.0, whole genome shotgun sequence genome:
- the LOC127131402 gene encoding uncharacterized protein LOC127131402, with the protein MDASNHDMVGVLAREMNTIFSPLIQNVNRTNTDNAQTYQQLSAQMGRIADFLGAPQSSARRRPNQVIIQGEEPTIDQVRPPRQVPDERVVGARLEQRPIRREILEEQPRRVIMVNRDQDADEVIHRVRRENMMENDLTSMIERIIAQNGLNTGLRQPNYSSFLSEYVLQTELPRGCKIPKFTKFSGDTSESTIEHIVRYMTEAGDLANSENLRMKYFPSSLTKNAFMWFTTLPPNSIDAWPQLERLFHEQFYMGQTKISLKELASVKRKFTEPIDDYLNRFRLLKSRCFTIVPEHELVEMGAGGLDYSIRKKLDTQHLRDMAQLADRVRQVERLKSEKAGENKNYKKERVAYVKFEEGESEISENPYGLEEFEVDLAELKEAPPYACKLLTPSNGRSPVETEKNDRFPKKTYTFDVTKCVEIFYLLVKDDQMIVPPNTKIPPLEQRKKRGFCKYHNFLGHKTSQCFLFRDLIQNAIRDGCLKFVEKGKNQMKVDVDPLNIADTNYAEPVEIDMIDVGEVEVVKAT; encoded by the coding sequence atggatgccagtaaccatgatatggtaggagttCTGGCCAGAGAAATGAATACCATTTTTTCTCCCCTGATACAGAATGTGAATAGGACTAACACTGACAATGCCCAAACATACCAACAACTGTCAGCGCAGATGGGACGCATAGCAGATTTCCTAGGCGCCCCACAATCTTCTGCTCGACGTAGGCCGAACCAGGTTATAATCCAGGGAGAAGAGCCAACTATAGATCAGGTTCGACCACCAAGGCAAGTGCCTGACGAAAGGGTTGTGGGGGCAAGATTGGAACAACGGCCAATTCGACGGGAAATCCTTGAAGAACAACCTAGGAGAGTGATAATGGTTAATAGAGACCAGGATGCAGACGAAGTAATTCATAGGGTCAGGCGGGAAAACATGATGGAAAATGACTTAACTAGTATGATAGAGAGAATCATAGCCCAAAATGGTCTGAATACAGGACTTCGACAACCAAATTATTCCTCCTTTTTATCAGAATATGTCCTACAAACAGAATTACCAAGGGGTTGTAAAatccctaagttcaccaaattctcaggggacactagtgaaTCCACTATAGAGCACATAGTCAGATACATGACTGAGGCAGGGGATTTGGCGAACAGTGAGAACCTAAGGATGAAATATTTCCCCAGTTCTTTAACAAAGAACGCCTTCATGTGGTTTACAACTTTGCCACCAAATTCCATAGATGCTTGGCCCCAGTTGGAAAGATTGtttcatgaacaattctacatgggccAAACTAAGATAAGTCTTAAGGAATTAGCCAGCGTCAAAAGAAAATTCACCGAACCTATAGATGATTATCTGAATAGGTTCCGTTTGTTGAAATCTAGATGCTTTACAATAGTGCCTGAACACGAGTTGGTCGAAATGGGCGCCGGAGGTTTAGACTATTCCATCAGGAAAAAGTTAGATACCCAGCATCTAAGAGACATGGCCCAATTAGCAGATAGGGTTCGACAGGTCGAACGCTTAAAATCTGAAAAGGCCGGAGAAAATAAGAATTATAAGAAAGAGAGGGTTGCTTATGTCAAATTCGAAGAAGGGGAGTCTGAAATCTCTGAAAACCCTTATGGTCTTGAGGAATTCGAAGTAGATTTGGCTGAATTAAAAGAAGCACCACCTTATGCCTGCAAATTACTTACACCTTCGAATGGCAGGAGCCCTGTCGAAACTGAAAAGAATGATAGATTTCCCAAAAAGACTTACACATTTGATGTTACCAAATGTGTCGAGATCTTCTATTTATTAGTAAAAGATGACCAAATGATAGTGCCTCCAAATACAAAAATTCCTCCGTTAGAACAACGAAAGAAAAGAGGCTTCTGTAAATATCATAATTTTTTAGGCCATAAAACTTCACAAtgctttcttttcagggatcttattCAGAATGCAATCAGGGATGGCTGCCTCAAGTTCGTTGAGAAAGGAAAGAACCAGATGAAGGTTGATGTTGATCCCCTCAACATTGCTGATACAAACTATGCTGAACCTGTTGAAATCGACATGATTGACGTAGGGGAAGTGGAGGTTGTAAAGGCAACATGA